A part of Chitinimonas koreensis genomic DNA contains:
- a CDS encoding PHA/PHB synthase family protein: MTDSEDRFAQFQALSERMQSFWQRQLQRQARPEPQVQIPDPGDVQQAFGSLWQRMLEKPQPVMHAQWQFWQDYLALSQQAMRQYWLGEPPAQDTPDKRFKDEQWASNQVFAFLKQAYLLASRHIQDCVAGVDGLDAQTARQVSFYTRQFVDAMAPTNFLATNPTALKATLDSGGENLVRGFQHLIKDLERNGGRLMPRMTDLEAFEPGKNLAVTPGKVVYENALMQLIQYAPAGAEVHATPLLIVPPWINKFYILDLKPKNSLIRWLVEQGHTVFVISWVNPDESHRDKGFADYMREGPLAALDAIEAATGERQVNVAAYCIGGTLLAATLGWMAAARDKRYPASRIRSATFFTTMIDFAEPGELGVFIDERQLAGLDAYMDAKGYLEGHQMAGVFNLLRENDLIWSFVVNNYLLGREPMPFDLLYWNCDSTRMPAAMHRFYLRSMYQHNLLKEPGGVELDGVPIDLTKVRTPAYFVSAREDHIAPWQSTYAGARLFKGPVRFVLGGSGHIAGIVNPPAANKYGYVTNPELAATPADWLAGAEAHEGSWWLDWAQWLGDYQGKRVAAREPGTGKLAAIEDAPGRYVKAKLG; the protein is encoded by the coding sequence ATGACAGATTCCGAAGACCGTTTCGCGCAGTTCCAGGCATTGTCCGAACGCATGCAGTCGTTCTGGCAGCGGCAGTTGCAGCGCCAGGCCAGGCCCGAGCCGCAGGTGCAGATCCCCGATCCGGGCGATGTGCAGCAGGCCTTCGGCAGCCTGTGGCAGCGCATGCTGGAGAAGCCGCAGCCGGTGATGCACGCGCAGTGGCAGTTCTGGCAGGACTACCTGGCGCTGTCGCAGCAGGCCATGCGGCAATACTGGCTCGGCGAGCCGCCGGCGCAGGACACGCCCGACAAGCGCTTCAAGGACGAGCAGTGGGCGAGCAACCAGGTGTTCGCCTTCCTCAAGCAGGCCTACCTGCTGGCCTCGCGCCACATCCAGGACTGCGTGGCCGGCGTCGACGGGCTCGATGCCCAGACCGCCCGCCAGGTTTCCTTCTATACGCGCCAGTTCGTCGATGCGATGGCACCGACCAATTTCCTCGCCACCAACCCGACCGCGCTCAAGGCCACGCTGGACAGCGGCGGCGAGAACCTGGTGCGCGGCTTCCAGCACCTGATCAAGGACCTGGAGCGCAACGGCGGCCGGCTGATGCCGCGCATGACCGATCTCGAGGCCTTCGAGCCCGGCAAGAACCTCGCGGTGACGCCGGGCAAGGTGGTGTACGAGAACGCGCTGATGCAACTGATCCAGTACGCGCCGGCCGGCGCCGAGGTGCACGCCACGCCGCTGCTGATCGTGCCGCCGTGGATCAACAAGTTCTACATCCTCGACCTCAAACCGAAGAATTCGCTGATCCGCTGGCTGGTCGAGCAGGGCCACACGGTGTTCGTCATCTCTTGGGTCAACCCGGACGAAAGCCATCGCGACAAGGGCTTCGCCGACTACATGCGCGAAGGTCCGCTGGCGGCGCTCGACGCGATCGAGGCCGCCACCGGCGAGCGCCAGGTCAACGTGGCCGCCTACTGCATCGGCGGCACGCTGCTGGCCGCCACGCTGGGCTGGATGGCGGCCGCGCGCGACAAGCGCTACCCGGCCAGCCGCATCCGCTCGGCCACCTTCTTCACCACCATGATCGACTTCGCCGAGCCGGGCGAGCTCGGCGTGTTCATCGACGAGCGCCAGCTGGCCGGTCTCGACGCCTATATGGACGCCAAGGGCTATCTCGAGGGCCACCAGATGGCCGGGGTGTTCAACCTGCTGCGCGAGAACGACCTGATCTGGAGCTTCGTGGTCAACAACTACCTGCTCGGCCGCGAGCCGATGCCGTTCGACCTCCTGTACTGGAACTGCGATTCCACCCGCATGCCGGCGGCGATGCACCGCTTCTACCTGCGCAGCATGTACCAGCACAACCTGCTGAAGGAGCCGGGCGGGGTGGAGCTCGACGGCGTGCCGATCGACCTGACCAAGGTCAGGACGCCGGCCTATTTCGTCTCGGCGCGCGAGGACCATATCGCGCCGTGGCAGTCGACCTATGCCGGCGCGCGGCTGTTCAAGGGGCCGGTTCGTTTCGTGCTCGGCGGTTCGGGCCATATCGCCGGCATCGTCAATCCGCCGGCGGCCAACAAGTACGGCTACGTCACCAATCCCGAGCTCGCCGCCACGCCGGCCGACTGGCTGGCCGGCGCCGAGGCGCACGAGGGCTCGTGGTGGCTCGACTGGGCGCAGTGGCTCGGCGACTACCAGGGCAAGCGGGTCGCGGCGCGCGAGCCGGGCACGGGCAAGCTGGCGGCGATCGAGGATGCGCCGGGGCGTTACGTGAAGGCGAAGCTCGGCTGA
- a CDS encoding ACT domain-containing protein produces the protein MAAINDLSTLLASLEPALDPGRYAYVALPLGCRPDGIEALASFREREGWTLVVAAEVAAAHGLPVLFEAAWITLTVHSDLAAVGLTAAFAQALGERGISCNVIAAAYHDHLFVPVEQAEAAMEALHALQRAHAIE, from the coding sequence ATGGCTGCGATCAACGACCTCTCCACCCTGCTGGCCAGCCTCGAGCCGGCACTCGATCCGGGCCGCTACGCCTACGTGGCGCTGCCGCTCGGGTGCAGGCCCGACGGCATCGAGGCGCTGGCGAGCTTCCGCGAGCGCGAGGGCTGGACGCTGGTGGTGGCGGCCGAGGTCGCGGCGGCGCATGGACTGCCGGTGCTGTTCGAGGCCGCCTGGATCACCCTGACGGTGCATTCCGACCTCGCCGCGGTGGGCCTGACCGCGGCCTTCGCCCAGGCGCTGGGCGAACGCGGCATCTCCTGCAATGTGATCGCGGCGGCCTATCACGACCACCTGTTCGTGCCGGTGGAGCAGGCGGAAGCGGCGATGGAGGCGCTGCACGCATTGCAGCGCGCGCATGCGATCGAATAG
- a CDS encoding LysE/ArgO family amino acid transporter, with product MLASTVYLKGLGVCASLIMAIGAQNAHVLRMGLKRQHVTLTVIVCILIDATLIGLGVAGMGALVQSSPLLLATARWGGAAFLLVYGLRSWRAAFAAGALEVGGEQPRLGARQALLMVLALSLLNPHVYLDTVVLLGAIGGQQPETERLDFVAGAMTASVLWFCALGYGARLLSPWFAKPIAWRGIDALTGTTMLVMAGMVAAG from the coding sequence ATGCTGGCATCCACCGTCTATCTCAAGGGGCTCGGCGTCTGCGCCAGCCTGATCATGGCCATCGGCGCGCAGAACGCCCACGTGCTGCGCATGGGCCTCAAGCGCCAGCACGTCACGCTGACGGTGATCGTCTGCATCCTGATCGACGCGACGCTGATCGGCCTCGGCGTGGCCGGCATGGGCGCGCTGGTGCAGTCCTCGCCGCTCTTGCTGGCGACGGCGCGCTGGGGCGGCGCGGCCTTCCTGCTGGTCTACGGCCTGCGCAGCTGGCGCGCGGCCTTCGCCGCCGGCGCGCTCGAGGTCGGCGGCGAGCAGCCGCGGCTCGGCGCGCGCCAGGCGCTGCTGATGGTGCTGGCGCTGTCGCTGCTCAATCCGCACGTCTACCTCGATACCGTGGTGCTGCTCGGCGCCATCGGCGGCCAGCAGCCGGAGACCGAGCGGCTCGACTTCGTCGCCGGCGCCATGACCGCCTCGGTGCTGTGGTTCTGCGCGCTCGGCTACGGCGCGCGGCTGCTGTCGCCCTGGTTCGCCAAGCCGATCGCCTGGCGCGGCATCGACGCGCTGACCGGCACCACCATGCTGGTCATGGCCGGCATGGTGGCGGCCGGCTGA
- a CDS encoding LysR family transcriptional regulator ArgP has protein sequence MQLDIRKGEALLAVIETGSFEQAAARLHLTPSAISQRVRAMEAELGTPLLIRARPCRATRAGQRLVQYLRRSSLLEDEFVAELAEEQARPLSIPVAVNNDTLATWLLPALADFLLDEQLLLDITVDDQDHTYTLLEAGLALAGVSSEPRPMRGCVAEPLGVMRYRLLAAPRFVARWLPDGLTREAARRAPLLVFNRKDMLQAQFLQRQLGLAAGSYPCHYVPASESFLAAIRLGLGYGMAPELQYGEAVVRGELIDLAPAHPTDVALYWHRWKVQSPKLERLSAEVLRAAREVLLQEREGEERRGKGKGNPIPTPALPLKGREWSRLTERSQAIELSLHSPSPSRGRLGGDGVTLPPSLFPLPNPYPIRRSLRCRKACSTCSRHPSRASA, from the coding sequence ATGCAACTCGACATCCGCAAAGGCGAAGCCCTGCTCGCCGTGATCGAAACCGGCAGTTTCGAGCAGGCCGCCGCCCGGTTGCACCTGACGCCGTCGGCGATCTCGCAGCGCGTGCGCGCGATGGAAGCCGAGCTCGGCACGCCGCTGTTGATCCGCGCCCGGCCTTGCCGCGCCACCCGCGCCGGCCAGCGGCTGGTGCAGTACCTGCGCCGCAGCAGCCTGCTCGAGGACGAGTTCGTCGCCGAGCTGGCCGAGGAGCAGGCGCGGCCGCTGTCCATCCCGGTGGCGGTGAACAACGATACGCTGGCGACCTGGCTGCTGCCGGCGCTGGCCGACTTCCTGCTCGACGAGCAACTGCTGCTCGACATCACGGTGGACGACCAGGACCACACCTACACGCTGCTCGAGGCGGGCCTGGCGCTGGCCGGGGTGTCGAGCGAGCCGCGGCCGATGCGCGGCTGCGTGGCCGAGCCGCTCGGGGTGATGCGCTACCGCCTCTTGGCCGCGCCGCGCTTCGTCGCCCGCTGGCTGCCCGACGGCCTGACGCGCGAGGCGGCGCGGCGGGCGCCGCTGCTGGTATTCAACCGCAAGGACATGCTGCAGGCGCAGTTCCTGCAACGCCAGCTGGGGCTGGCCGCCGGCAGCTATCCCTGCCACTACGTGCCGGCCAGCGAATCCTTCCTCGCCGCGATCCGGCTCGGCCTCGGCTACGGCATGGCGCCCGAGCTGCAATACGGCGAAGCGGTCGTGCGCGGCGAACTGATCGACCTCGCGCCGGCCCATCCGACCGACGTGGCGCTGTACTGGCATCGCTGGAAGGTGCAGTCGCCCAAGCTGGAGCGGCTGAGCGCGGAGGTGTTGCGGGCGGCGCGGGAGGTGTTGCTGCAGGAGCGTGAGGGGGAGGAGAGAAGGGGGAAGGGGAAGGGTAACCCCATCCCCACCCCGGCCCTCCCCTTGAAGGGGAGGGAGTGGTCGCGGTTGACTGAACGATCGCAGGCGATAGAGCTATCGCTGCACAGCCCCTCCCCTTCAAGGGGGAGGCTGGGAGGGGATGGGGTTACCCTTCCCCCTTCTCTCTTCCCCCTTCCCAATCCTTACCCCATCCGCCGCAGCCTCCGCTGCCGCAAAGCATGCAGCACATGCAGCCGCCACCCCAGCCGCGCCAGCGCATAG
- a CDS encoding DUF2062 domain-containing protein, whose amino-acid sequence MPRKHLRRWLPQRETLERNALLRRCAPFLSHPNLWHLNRHSVAGGLAVGLACGMIPGPFQIAAAIPLAILFRVNLPVAVFGTLFSNPFTIVPLYLAAFAIGNLLTGAGHGPVSWPAAPVVDWSQPGASIAAWIGWMTTLGTPLAIGLVALAALLALAGYALARLGWRLHVLHALRQRRLRRMG is encoded by the coding sequence ATGCCCCGCAAGCATCTCCGCCGCTGGCTGCCGCAGCGCGAAACGCTCGAGCGCAATGCGCTGCTGCGCCGCTGCGCGCCCTTCCTGAGCCATCCCAACCTGTGGCACCTGAACCGCCACTCGGTCGCCGGCGGCCTGGCGGTGGGCCTCGCTTGCGGCATGATCCCCGGCCCGTTCCAGATCGCCGCGGCGATTCCGCTGGCCATCCTGTTCCGCGTCAACCTGCCGGTGGCGGTGTTCGGCACGCTGTTCAGCAACCCGTTCACCATCGTGCCGCTCTACCTGGCGGCCTTCGCCATCGGCAACCTGCTGACCGGCGCCGGCCACGGCCCGGTGTCCTGGCCGGCCGCGCCGGTGGTCGACTGGAGCCAGCCCGGCGCCAGCATCGCGGCCTGGATCGGCTGGATGACGACGCTCGGCACCCCGCTGGCGATCGGCCTGGTCGCGCTGGCGGCGCTGCTGGCGCTGGCCGGCTATGCGCTGGCGCGGCTGGGGTGGCGGCTGCATGTGCTGCATGCTTTGCGGCAGCGGAGGCTGCGGCGGATGGGGTAA
- a CDS encoding ABC transporter permease, with amino-acid sequence MAFARIPLNYAWRNLLTRRLTTALTAGGMALVVFVFATVLMLEAGLTQTLTATGLDANVVAIRKGSQTEVQSGLSRAEAAIVESDPAVALDRHGRRLVSKECVVLISLAKKASGRPSNVVVRGAGEQGLALRPQVRLVEGRPFRPGSSEIVVGRAIADGFDGVALGSTLRFARRDWTVVGIFDAGRSGFDSEVWGDAEQMIQAFRRINFSALVFRLAEPDAFEALRARLEADPRLTAEYKRETRFYADQSQVMATFISILGSVLSAIFSVGAVIGAMITMYAAVANRIGEIGALRALGFRRASIMAAFLAEALLLSLLGGLAGLALASCMQFFAISTMNWQTFSELAFRFTLTPAIALQSLLFALGMGLVGGFLPALRAARLPIVDALRPDRAAADTRCPCRSGFSRESAIASRMPIRG; translated from the coding sequence ATGGCCTTCGCCCGCATCCCGCTCAACTACGCCTGGCGCAACCTGCTGACGCGGCGGCTGACCACCGCGCTGACCGCCGGCGGCATGGCGCTGGTGGTGTTCGTGTTCGCCACCGTGCTGATGCTCGAGGCCGGCCTGACGCAGACGCTGACCGCCACCGGGCTCGACGCCAACGTGGTGGCGATCCGCAAGGGTTCGCAGACCGAGGTGCAGAGCGGGCTGTCGCGCGCCGAGGCGGCCATCGTCGAGAGCGACCCGGCGGTGGCGCTCGACCGCCACGGCCGCCGCCTGGTCAGCAAGGAATGCGTGGTGCTGATCTCGCTGGCCAAGAAGGCCAGCGGCAGGCCGTCCAACGTGGTGGTGCGCGGCGCGGGCGAGCAGGGCCTGGCGCTGCGGCCGCAGGTGCGGCTGGTCGAGGGCCGGCCGTTCCGGCCCGGCAGCTCGGAGATCGTGGTCGGCCGCGCGATCGCCGACGGCTTCGACGGCGTGGCGCTCGGCTCGACCCTGCGTTTCGCGCGGCGCGACTGGACCGTGGTCGGCATCTTCGACGCCGGCCGCAGCGGTTTCGATTCGGAGGTCTGGGGCGACGCCGAGCAGATGATCCAGGCCTTCCGCCGCATCAATTTCTCGGCGCTGGTGTTCCGGCTGGCCGAGCCGGACGCGTTCGAGGCGCTGCGCGCGCGGCTCGAGGCCGATCCGCGGCTGACCGCCGAGTACAAGCGCGAGACCCGCTTCTACGCCGACCAGAGCCAGGTGATGGCGACCTTCATCTCGATCCTCGGCAGCGTGCTGTCGGCGATCTTCTCGGTCGGCGCGGTGATCGGCGCGATGATCACCATGTACGCCGCGGTGGCCAACCGGATCGGCGAGATCGGCGCGCTGCGCGCGCTGGGCTTCCGCCGCGCCAGCATCATGGCGGCCTTCCTGGCCGAGGCGCTGCTGCTGTCGCTGCTGGGCGGGCTGGCCGGCCTGGCGCTGGCCTCGTGCATGCAGTTCTTCGCGATCTCGACGATGAACTGGCAGACCTTTTCCGAGCTGGCCTTCCGCTTCACGCTGACGCCGGCGATCGCGCTGCAGTCGCTGCTGTTCGCGCTGGGGATGGGGCTGGTCGGCGGCTTCCTGCCGGCCCTGCGGGCGGCGCGGCTGCCGATCGTCGACGCCTTGCGGCCTGATCGGGCCGCCGCGGATACGAGATGTCCCTGTAGGAGCGGCTTCAGCCGCGAATCGGCGATCGCATCACGGATGCCGATTCGCGGCTGA
- a CDS encoding substrate-binding periplasmic protein, with translation MSPLRHAAPLLALLLSTLALAADLRTVAQDATEPKFVIAGGKVTGLCIDIYRAIEKADPGLRFTGDQAAMPLARAESEMAAGNIDANCGLVHNKERDQAYVFIDPPLFPVDYLLLTRRDDPIEVASWDEVRKLGAKGQVLVNAGTGQVKRLEDMGGLTIDASAKLPQQNLQKLASGRGRFYYVRSLGLRGELKRAGVADQLRIPSRAIESTPFHLLLGKHVPKDVVERVRKAVAQLAASGELARLLDKWDDQ, from the coding sequence ATGTCTCCGCTGCGCCATGCCGCGCCCCTCCTCGCCCTGCTCCTTTCCACCCTGGCCCTGGCCGCCGACCTGCGCACCGTGGCGCAGGACGCCACCGAGCCGAAGTTCGTCATCGCCGGCGGCAAGGTCACCGGCCTGTGCATCGACATCTACCGCGCCATCGAGAAAGCCGACCCCGGCCTGCGCTTCACCGGCGACCAGGCCGCGATGCCGCTGGCGCGCGCCGAATCGGAGATGGCGGCCGGCAACATCGACGCCAACTGCGGCCTGGTGCACAACAAGGAGCGCGACCAGGCCTACGTCTTCATCGACCCGCCGCTGTTTCCGGTCGACTACCTGCTGCTGACCCGGCGCGACGACCCGATCGAGGTCGCCAGCTGGGACGAGGTGCGCAAGCTCGGCGCCAAGGGCCAGGTGCTGGTCAATGCCGGCACCGGCCAGGTCAAGCGGCTGGAGGACATGGGCGGGCTGACCATCGACGCCAGCGCCAAGCTGCCCCAGCAGAACCTGCAGAAGCTGGCCTCGGGCCGCGGCCGCTTCTACTACGTGCGCTCGCTCGGCCTGCGCGGCGAGCTCAAGCGCGCCGGCGTGGCCGACCAGTTGCGCATCCCGTCGCGCGCCATCGAGAGCACGCCGTTCCACCTGCTGCTCGGCAAGCATGTCCCGAAGGACGTGGTCGAGCGCGTGCGCAAGGCCGTCGCCCAGCTGGCCGCCAGCGGAGAGCTGGCCCGGCTGCTCGACAAGTGGGACGACCAATAG
- a CDS encoding FtsX-like permease family protein — MTEAIVIAIRLVSYVVILIIMAVMANTMAMAARERTAEYATLKALGFAPATVGLLIAFESLLLAALGGALGMLLTWPAVRAIGQALDNVFPVFNVAPATVAAQALAALAVGLVAALAPAWRAMRVKVVDGLRARA, encoded by the coding sequence ATGACCGAGGCCATCGTCATCGCGATCCGGCTGGTCAGCTACGTGGTGATCCTGATCATCATGGCGGTGATGGCCAACACCATGGCGATGGCGGCACGCGAGCGCACCGCCGAGTACGCCACGCTGAAGGCGCTCGGCTTCGCGCCGGCCACGGTCGGCCTGCTGATCGCGTTCGAATCGCTGCTGCTGGCGGCGCTCGGCGGCGCGCTCGGCATGCTGCTGACCTGGCCGGCGGTGCGGGCGATCGGCCAGGCGCTCGACAACGTGTTCCCGGTGTTCAACGTGGCCCCGGCGACGGTGGCCGCCCAGGCGCTGGCCGCGCTGGCGGTGGGGCTGGTGGCGGCGCTGGCGCCGGCCTGGCGGGCGATGCGGGTCAAGGTGGTCGACGGTCTGCGCGCGCGGGCCTGA